Proteins encoded in a region of the Vicia villosa cultivar HV-30 ecotype Madison, WI linkage group LG5, Vvil1.0, whole genome shotgun sequence genome:
- the LOC131607335 gene encoding polygalacturonase-like, with product MSNNNYPLPFLFLIITLSCSFNFSTVTSSTYNVIQFGAKPDGITDSTKAFLNAWTKACSSPYPAAIYVPQGKFLLGTVTFNGNCANKAISITIDGTLIASSNYRVAGKASNWLSFQNVDGVSSRGGVLDGQGTALWNCKNSNTRNCPTGATTLEFFNSKNIMISGLTSINSQMFHIVFYGCQYVKTQGVKIVAAGNSPNTDGIHVQMSSHVTIVNSKIQTGDDCISIGPGTNNLWIEKIECGPGHGISIGSLGWELNEPGVQNVTVKTVTFTGTQNGVRIKSWGRASNGFVRNVFFQDAIMVNVQNPIVIDQNYCPNNKNCPGQASGVKISDVTYQDIHGTSATQVAVKFDCSSKYPCSGIKLEDVKLTYKNQVAEASCNHAGGAALGLVLPESCF from the exons ATGTCAAACAATAACTATCCTCTTCCTTTCCTCTTCCTCATAATCACACTCTCATGTTCCTTCAATTTCTCAACTGTTACATCATCCACATACAATGTAATCCAATTCGGAGCCAAACCAGACGGAATAACCGATTCCACTAAAGCTTTCCTAAATGCATGGACTAAGGCTTGTTCGTCTCCATATCCCGCAGCAATTTACGTTCCACAAGGGAAATTCTTACTTGGAACTGTAACATTTAATGGAAATTGTGCTAACAAAGCTATTTCCATAACCATTGATGGTACTTTGATTGCCTCATCTAATTACCGTGTCGCCGGTAAAGCCAGTAACTGGTTGAGCTTTCAGAATGTAGACGGAGTTTCAAGTCGCGGCGGAGTGCTTGATGGCCAGGGTACTGCCTTGTGGAATTGTAAAAATTCTAACACAAGGAATTGCCCAACCGGAGCCACG ACATTGGAATTTTTCAACTCAAAAAACATTATGATAAGTGGATTGACATCTATAAATAGTCAAATGTTCCACATAGTGTTCTATGGATGTCAGTATGTAAAAACACAAGGCGTAAAAATTGTGGCGGCTGGAAATAGCCCTAACACCGACGGTATTCATGTCCAAATGTCCTCCCATGTCACCATTGTCAACTCCAAAATTCAAACCGGTGACGATTGTATCTCGATCGGACCTGGCACTAATAATTTATGGATTGAAAAGATTGAATGTGGACCGGGACACGGAATAAG CATTGGAAGCTTAGGATGGGAATTAAACGAACCAGGAGTACAAAATGTGACTGTTAAAACAGTTACATTTACAGGAACTCAAAATGGTGTTAGAATAAAATCATGGGGTAGAGCTAGCAATGGATTTGTTAGGAACGTCTTTTTCCAAGATGCAATTATGGTTAATGTCCAAAACCCAATTGTTATTGACCAGAATTACTGCCCAAACAACAAAAACTGCCCCGGTCAG GCGTCTGGAGTTAAAATCAGTGATGTGACATACCAAGATATTCATGGAACATCAGCAACACAAGTAGCTGTGAAATTTGATTGTAGTTCAAAGTATCCATGCAGTGGGATTAAATTGGAGGATGTAAAACTTACATACAAAAACCAAGTAGCTGAAGCATCTTGTAACCATGCTGGTGGTGCTGCATTGGGTTTAGTTCTACCAGAGAGTtgcttttaa